ttttaaattttgaaaagaaaaaagattgaAAATACGTGTGAGTGTTCGGTTGAGTCAAATCAAATCaagtgaaaaaatttcgagttaatcgaattgGTAAGTTATATTTTATCATCCcaactcgatttgaaatttattcgaatcgaatcgagtggAATGAAATTCGAGTTGAGTGGAATCGAGTGAAAttgtttaagttaaattaaaatcctgttaaattaaaaacttaaacATGTCAATATAGCTAATTCCATATTAAAGCACATAAATTCAAAaccatatatattttaaaattttttcaaaaataaataaataaataagatattttaaataattaattaacttatttaggtcctaatcttattattttagaaaatttttaaaactttaactttctttatatattttttttataattttttaaaaaattctaaatttaaaaaaaacatatattttggaatttttataaatattttgatttttaaaaattattttcaattattttgaaatttttgttgagagagaccAAGTTGctaattttcaaaattagcaaggaccaaaagggtatttacaccaatctgttattcaaattatttgaattattcaagttcacttgaataattcgaataactcgattcggtTAACTcggaattcaaattttttttcgattttttcaaaTCGAATTGAGTTTTGCTCACCACTaattaaaaatgaccaaatttgaATACTGGGACTAAATCTACAACTTACACATATATAGGGGCTATTAACAGAATTTGACAttttttgcattaaagatttttGCGGTTTTCATGGTTTGCACCCAACAATTAGACTCCACCGTATTCCGTACCGTGGCCCGGACTCTTAGGACTTTTTGCTGTGTACTTTTCTACGTACACATTAAATTCAACCATCCCCTTCATTTTATAAATAGCCCCCGCCCCCCCTCCCATTTCCCTCACCAAATTGCCTTCAATCCCCCCCCAAAAAACTATAATTTGATCTTTCAATTTCATAAGTTTGGACGTTCTTCGTACACGAGAGAAAGAGCAGCAGCTGTAGTAAGGAAGTACTAGTAGTTGATCAaggaaaagataaaaaaaaaaggtatATGTGATGGAGAATCATAATCTTTCCCCACCCCATGTGGATGCATCTCGACCCTCCCTCGGATTCCCCCTTGGCACCGCTCTCCTCTTGATCATCGTCTTCAGCTTGAGTGGCATCTTCTCTTGTTGCTACCACTGGGACAAGCTCAGATCACTCCGAGGATCTTTCGCTCATCCCCATGTTGATATCGAAGCCTCCCCCTCCAAATCCAACCCCCACTCGCCAGTACACTTTTCTCCCCCATCCTCCTCACAATCCACATGAATAACCTTAGCTTAATCATATATACAATTAATGTTCTTATGATGGTTTTTTCTTGTATTGACAGGTATTAAAGAAAAACCAAAGTCAGAGCTTCTCTGTGTTAATGCCAGGAGATGAGATCCCAAAGTTCATAGCATTGCCATGTCCATGTGAACCTCCAAGGGTAGATAAGGTTGAAGTGAAAGTGGAAAAGCCGCCCAAGCTGCCGCGTTTCCCAGTGCCATTATATTAGCAAATGCACAATTTGTTGTACATATTGGGATATTACATTTAATTTTTTCTTGACTCCAGGGAAGGGCACAGGTGGAATTAGTTTAGAGTTCACCATTACAGTTTCTTGCCGATGGGTTTTATGTTTGAGAGGTTCAAGACCAAAGGGGTAATGGACCTGCAAATCACAGAGCATGGTCAAAACAACATTGAAGTTGGATTAAGGATGAAGCCAAGCCATAGTATAGTTTAGAATATGATGTTAGGATTTTGTtcctttttcatatttttatacttgAAAAATCATCTTCAACTCACCATACTCATGATTTTCAGTTCTTCATAACCCGGTTTTCTTGTCTTTGAGTTTGATTTTCAACCCTCTGATTTCAATGGTTTAATGAACTTGTTATCCATTTCTCTCATCACCCCCAAAGATATAAAAGATcatgccaatatatatatatatatataaaagagagaaaaaaattcaATGTCCTGGTTAAATTTGTCTTGCTATTTACAGATTCAAACCGATCTGTTCAACTTTCAATATTATTTTCACTATATAAGACTCCAATCAAAATGCATCTTTCATTCAGTATACAGACCCTAGGTGTCCAATATAAagcaatttttaattaataactgtTCCAGTGTGTGGATGtatatatttctatttttcatatattttagtccaataaaaatgatattatgtTGTAGATAAAAAAGAGCGATTCGATCTTAAACAATTATCCGAAAATTAAAGCTGGGTTTAAATTGTTATCAAGGAAGAAGGGATGTAGGTAATTTCTTTACTGTTTCGAAATGCCCAAAAATGAAGCATTTGGGGCATAGAATTAGTGATTGAGGTGAAGCCTCCTTGTCTTTGtctatatattttaaccaaagcTGGAATTTCCAATGAAACCGAGACAATCCTgtctctttgttttttttttttttgggggaggaGGAATAAAGTCTCTCACCCTTATCTATGAGCAATCAATGCTTGTCCCTCTCAAATATTAGGTCAGGTCTTAAAACTCCATATTTTATTGGTTTCTCTAAATTATTGTTACTTCCTATATTATCCTTTTAATACACAATCTCTTTGGCACGTCCAGCATCAAAatgtatttatatgatatgaaaaaaaagaaatgatGTGTCCTTTTTAATTGGATAAAATAGGAATAATTTATgaaatgttttttattttatacgaaattaattattgaaaaatttataaaaatttttacATAAGAAATAATTATGATACAAAATAACACAAACGGGTTATTGAATAACATATTTCAGCTTAACATGATTATATCAAAACATGACACAGAAAAAAACcacaacataaataaataaaatcttgcataaaacaaataactagttatcaaaattatatatgtatttaatgTTTGGGTAAATTATATAAATCATCACCCAACTTTCATAAATTCTTATTTTAAGTatccaaattttattttaatcactatGATATTTCTGTTAACATAAGTCCAAGCTgacaattttataattaataaatcatttataaaattttcacataatattttaaattccatGCCATTaagggtttaaaaaaaaaaaaaaacaaactctCAAAATTCTTTACCCCTACCATCTCAACCACCACTCTCAGCCACCACACTAACATACCCCATCGCTAGCCAAACCACCATGTGCATCAACCAT
This is a stretch of genomic DNA from Gossypium arboreum isolate Shixiya-1 chromosome 11, ASM2569848v2, whole genome shotgun sequence. It encodes these proteins:
- the LOC108472815 gene encoding uncharacterized protein At5g65660-like, giving the protein MENHNLSPPHVDASRPSLGFPLGTALLLIIVFSLSGIFSCCYHWDKLRSLRGSFAHPHVDIEASPSKSNPHSPVLKKNQSQSFSVLMPGDEIPKFIALPCPCEPPRVDKVEVKVEKPPKLPRFPVPLY